Sequence from the Zeugodacus cucurbitae isolate PBARC_wt_2022May chromosome 5, idZeuCucr1.2, whole genome shotgun sequence genome:
GAGCATTTGCAGAACTTGAAGCAACAGTACGCCGACACCGTGCTGCGTATGCGCACGCTCTGCGACCAAGCCACCGATCCCAGCGACTTTATCAAAACCTCCGAGGAGCACATGCAAATGTATGCGAAATTGTGTGAGGATGCAATTGTTGGTAAACAACCACAAAAGATGGTGGACAACACATCGAATATAGCGCGCTTAATCAATCGTGTGCTGCTTGTTGCCAAGCAGGAGGCGGACAACTCAGAGGATCCGGTTTTCACGCAAAACCTGAACGCGGCGGCAAATAGGCTGGAGAGCTCTCTACCCGCGATGGTAGGCGATGCGAAACGCGTGGCCACCAACATCAATGACCCAGCCGCAGCACAAGCATGGAAGTCATCATTCCAAAGAGTAAGTAGCGCGTAGAGAAGTGACATaaagtgttgaaaaataattatttgtttacctttttcagTTGCTCGGCGATGTACGCGAAGTGCGTTCCGCCATTGCGccatcaccaccaccactgCCCAGCTCACTGCCACCACCAATACCAGAGCTCAGCGCGTTGCACATCTCCAATCAAAATGGTGCGTATAAGAGCTTAAAACTAACGCggcattttaataacttttttgcgCTTTCCTCCCAACAGCCGAACGCGCCCCACCACGTCCACCATTGCCACGCGAAGGTCTAGTGCCCGCACGTCCACCACCACCAGAGACCGACGATGAGGATGAGGGCGTCTTCCGCACAATGCCACATGCCAACCAGCCGATTTTGGTAagcacatacatagtatatgctcCGGCTCTAAGCTCGAACTAACCTCTTAACCACAAATTATTATAGATCGCGGCGCGCGGCCTGCATCAAGAAGTGCGACAATGGTCGTCAAAGGACAATGAGATCATTGCCGCCGCGAAGCGTATGGCCATACTCATGGCACGGCTCAGCGAGTTGGTGCTCTCCGATTCGCGTGGCAGCAAGCGTGAATTGATCGCCACGGCCAAAAAGATCGCCGAGGCGTCGGAGGATGTCACGCGTCTGGCTAAAGAGCTCGCGCGCCAGTGCACAGATCGACGCATACGCACGAATCTGTTGCAAGTTTGCGAGCGCATACCAACCATTGGCACACAACTGAAGATTTTGTCAACGGTCAAGGCGACCATGTTGGGTGCACAGGGTTCAGATGAGGATCGCGAGGCGACCGAGATGTTGGTGGGCAATGCACAGAATCTGATGCAGAGTGTAAGTGTTGTGCCGCCAGTCACACATgtacagttatttaaaaaaaattaacgattttttttatttatgtaggtCAAGGAGACAGTGCGCGCGGCGGAGGGTGCTAGCATAAAAATCCGCTCAGATCAAACTAACAATCGTCTACAATGGGTGCGACGTCAGCCATGGTATCAATACTAGACAGCTGTCTAGACGCGCCAGCGAACTACACTACACTATTTATGCCTTTAAGTgcccaatattttttattaatatcgaTCAAATATCGCCAATTTTGAAATgtattagttttaaaaatattaatttataaatataatcatttttttaatttacaaaaactacAACGAACAAACAAATTTGCTTTAACACTAGTTTACTTCGACTTGTTGCCGAAAGCTTTTAGTGTGCTAACCGTTtgcatagaaattgtttttgaaattttaagcaataatataaaagtaatattcatactaaaatgaaataaaaaaatataaataaataaaataggataaaaataaatataaaaaaaattaaagtatctTTTGCTtggtattttgttttgttaaaataagtaagtactatatatgattataataaaaaataatttaaaaaaaatcaaaataaaaattttatcacaCTATTCAAGAagtcaagaaattttttttacgcAGGGCAATGCGCAACATCTAATCACGAAAACtccaaaccaaaaataaatacaaatatttatgcttcTCCTACACGATTTTCGTTTTGcacacaaaatatttgaattttaaccgCATATTCCAATTTATTGAgctaatttgttattatatttggtTTGAGTTGTCAATTTGCATGCTTCGTTGCACAGCATGATGCATTTGCAATGCAACATGCAAGTTCATACATGTCTATACACGTGTATGTTTGCATATTGCTGCATGTCACATGTCAAAACGCAATTTTCCACCAATATTCATGttgttacaataacaataagaaaataataatagacaAGGAATATTTGTACATTTTGAACAACATTGGGAAAATCAGGGCGACCTGTCGGAAATATTAAACAGGAATGCGTAGGTTAGGAAATCCGTTTGCAAATAcgttacttatatatatttgatttgaaAAGTAAATCGTTTAATGACTATTCAAaaaccctaaaagtatgctaaattTAAATTGCTTTGAATCTCCACACATTAAAAACATTCACAATTAGTTCTTTCATAGTTTGGTTGCCACTGTATATATgtgacattttcatttgacatgcACAAATGACAGCTAACGAATTTCACgcggctttttattttatttttttttgtttttgaatattaatttttgtaaataaatatggatattaATAATATGCTGAATAACAGCTGCTGACGTAAAATTTCACAACCTTAATGCATTCGTGTGTTGAATACCAAATGCAAAACAAGTTGAAATGTACTCCAGCGCATCGAACttttttttacacataaaaGTAGCCGCTTATATCTTATCTAGCCAAGGCACTTGCATTTTTAACAAATACACCTGTAAATGCATTAAAAGTGAAACGACCTTGAAGAGGTCGAacttaagaaaaacaaattctaaaatatatgtatgccagaataatcaaaaaataattataatatgtatGGAGAAGCTAGCACGtccattcaatttttttttccatttcggTCTCACTTGCGTAACGGGTTTGTGGCAGCTTGCTAACCAGTCAAGCACGGTCGTCAcagcaaaatatgtataaatagctCAGGATCAACAAACATACAATATgcctatattttctttttaaatgcaTGCATAGAGTGCAGTTCTTACGCATTTAAGGCAACTTtcatcattttattttcaaattaattgtattaaattctatttaagatattaatagtttaattattttatctatTATGCGCTGCTAATAGTaactgatatatgtatgtaatttaggTCTATATGAAACATAATATTCTACTGTACTGCTGCTTAGTTCTTCTGCTAAATTCTCAACCATATGTGGTTGATTTCGgtttatatatatgataaacAATGCATTTACCTTAAATTACTGCAAATAGTTTCATTTTCTTTTGCCGCAACAACAACTGGAACTACTAGTTGCACTAAAGTTTTTAACTTATACTGTTCTTAATTCATTAAGTTCACATTTTCATTATGATTACGCCgtttaaacaacatttttcaacTCGCGCGGTATACGATGTGATAGCATATCGGCTGGCATATAGCCTGTTTCGCCCAAATGATGAATGCTAACATTACCAGACGGTCTGATAGTTAGCCAGGTAATCGATCCATGATTAATATTTATGCGTAACCATGCTTCGGGTGGCAGTTGCAGCGCTCTACATACGAAATAACGTATAACATTGGCATGCCCAATGATCAGCGTGTGCGAGTCATGCTCTTGCTCGGGACTGGCACGATGGAAATAACGTCTGAAGGCCGCTTCTATGCGTGCTCCGTCCTGGAAGAAATGCTGCTAAAAGAAACAGAACAATACAAATTGCATGGCATGatatcaaatatatgtacaattatTTCACTGCGCAGTACTCACAAATTTCTCGGGACGCCAATGTGAGATCGGCGGTTGTGGTGCTATTGGCGCACCTTCACGTAAATAGGGGCAGTGTCGCACTTTCTCCGGATCATACTCAATTTCTTTAAGTATCATCTCCGATGTTTCTTGCGCCCGCGTCATGGTGGACACGATAATCTTATCCCACGTAATGCCCAACTCGTGCAAACGTTTCCCCGTATACATTGCTTGTAATTTCCCTAATTCGGTGAGATGATGATCTTTATCGTGTTTGCCAGTATCCAAATATTGTCCGTGTCGTATGAGCACAATATGGCGTGTGGCTTTGACACGCATTTTCTCCATCTCATTATTGTAACGATTCTGTTCTTGTGGCGTATCATTTTTAATCGGGCGCACACAACTTTTGGGCTCGCGACAATCCCAATTGGTATCCCAGATTGCGCCCTCGCTTACCGGCGTATTGTAGACGGGCCAAGCATTGTGCACTACGTTTTCGGGTTCGCGCAAACGTTGATAATAATAAGCTGATAAACCTGCACCTGTACCAGCGACAATACTGCTTATCATACGTAAATTCTTCCACGCAGCCATAATTTTAcgcttttttagaaaataattggcgaaagaaataagtgtgcgtCCAATTAGAATTTGCAAATTTATGCACTGACAGCGcggaaaaaatgtaaacaacgcGCTAGCGCTGTGACATTTAAT
This genomic interval carries:
- the LOC105208639 gene encoding serine/threonine-protein phosphatase Pgam5, mitochondrial isoform X2, which translates into the protein MAAWKNLRMISSIVAGTGAGLSAYYYQRLREPENVVHNAWPVYNTPVSEGAIWDTNWDCREPKSCVRPIKNDTPQEQNRYNNEMEKMRVKATRHIVLIRHGQYLDTGKHDKDHHLTELGKLQAMYTGKRLHELGITWDKIIVSTMTRAQETSEMILKEIEYDPEKVRHCPYLREGAPIAPQPPISHWRPEKFHFFQDGARIEAAFRRYFHRASPEQEHDSHTLIIGHANVIRYFVCRALQLPPEAWLRININHGSITWLTIRPSGNVSIHHLGETGYMPADMLSHRIPRELKNVV
- the LOC105208639 gene encoding serine/threonine-protein phosphatase Pgam5, mitochondrial isoform X1, encoding MAAWKNLRMISSIVAGTGAGLSAYYYQRLREPENVVHNAWPVYNTPVSEGAIWDTNWDCREPKSCVRPIKNDTPQEQNRYNNEMEKMRVKATRHIVLIRHGQYLDTGKHDKDHHLTELGKLQAMYTGKRLHELGITWDKIIVSTMTRAQETSEMILKEIEYDPEKVRHCPYLREGAPIAPQPPISHWRPEKFQHFFQDGARIEAAFRRYFHRASPEQEHDSHTLIIGHANVIRYFVCRALQLPPEAWLRININHGSITWLTIRPSGNVSIHHLGETGYMPADMLSHRIPRELKNVV